Within the Candidatus Cloacimonadota bacterium genome, the region AGGCCCCTTGGAACAGCTATCCCACCAGTTGGGAGCAGTGTTTGCAAAATTTGGAGTACTGTTTTGAAGACAGCCGCAACGCGGTGAAATATGAGGGTATTTTCACAGAGGATTTCAGCTTCCGTTTTGCCCCGCAAGATGTGAATGATTATAGCCTGCCCAGCTCCTGGAACGCCTCACAGGAACAGGATATGCTCTTGAACTTCTTCAGCCAGAACCCTGACATTTTGGGTGGAAAAGTGGTGTTGACCAGCCTGGATTCCCAACCAGACGACATTGGCCCTTCCGAAGCCAAAATCTATCGGCAATATGAGCTTAGCGACTTTCCCAGTGTTGCCGGCGTCAACGTTTTCAAAGGAAACTTGGAGATTCACCTGCGTAAATCCGGCGCTTATTGGTATATCAGCAAATGGTTCGATTACCGCAGCTTCAGCAACCCAACCTGGGGAAGATTGAAACATGCCTATTCGCAATAAAATCCTTGTTTTGCTTGGGCTTACACTGTTTTTGGGAAGCTGCTGGAACCCCTTCCGGCCACACCTGATAGACAGTCCTGGAAACGGTTTGCGCGTTGGCTCTCCCATCGAGGTACTGCAGAGCCTGGAGATAGCTTACAGAGAACGTAACATCAATATATACAAGGGACTTCTGGCTCCGGATTTTCGGTTTGAACTGATCACCTCGGAAGTGGGACAAATTGGGATTGACGTGAATGGCGACGGCATTCGCGATTCCTGGTGGGGCTACGACCAGGAAGTCCAATTCACGGAAAACCTCTTCCAAAGCGGTTCCACAGATGGAAACACGCCGCCGCCGGATGATCTTTACCTGCGTTTGCAAATTCCCCCGGAAAGCTCTTGGGAAAAAGACCCGGAGCTTGGTCACGAAGACTGGGTTGTGATTCCCTGCAATTTTGATCTAAAATTGACCTACTACGCGTCGAATTCGATGCTCACAGCAAGCGGCATTGCCCGCTTTTACCTGAAACCGGAAAACAACCGCTGGTACATCGCCATCTGGAGGGACGAATCGAACCTGTGAGCCCCTCGGGACGTATTCTGGCTGTGGATTATGGCAGCAAACGCGTGGGCGTCGCAATTTCTGACCCGCTGATGATGTTTGCCAAACCCTTGAAAGTAATTGCCAATCTGGGCTTTGATCATATTTTAAATGGACTCCGCGCCATCATTCAGGAACAAAATGCCGTGCGCCTCATCTGCGGCATTCCCTACGCCATCGAAGGCGGCGACACACCTAAAACCCTGGAAACAAAGAAGTTCCAAAAGCGACTGGAAGCGAAGCTTGATATCCCAGTTTTAGGCTGGGACGAACGTTACAGCACCGACGAAGCCGAGAAAGAATTGATAAAAATGGGCTATGACTGGAAAAAACGCCGCGAAATTCAAGATGCCATGGCCGCGGCGATGATCCTGAAAAGCTATCTGGAGAGCCTTTGACAGCCAAAATCCCCCTCAAAAAGATTTTAATCGCCCTGCCTTTTGTCGTGATTCTAATCTTAATCACCACTTTCATTTGGAACATGTTTCTGCCCTTGGGATCGGAACAGATTGCCTTCAGTGTAAAAAAAGGGGACAACGCCGCCGCGATCGGAAAGCGCCTCAAAGAACGTGGTGTGATCCGCAATGCCTGGCTTTTCCGGGTTTTGGCTTCCACACGCGGCACAGATCGCAGATTGATTGCCGGAACCTATTCCCTGGGCGGGAAACACAGTCTTTTCCAAACCCTCAAGCTACTGGAAAAAGGTAACGTTAGCGCCGTGAAAATCACTTTTCCAGAAGGGCTTTCCCTGCATAAAACACTTGAACGCATCGACCGCAGCGGCCTGGCCGGCTACGATGAACTATACACACTTGCCACAGACAGCCTTTTTGTGCAGAAGCTGACAGGCTTCAAAGCTCTTTCTCTGGAAGGTTTTCTCTATCCCGAAACCTATTTTTTTGATTTGGGCGAAAACCCCGCTGATATCCTGGAAAAAATGACGCGTCAGTTCTTCAAAAAGTTGAATGCCGCTGGCATCGACGCTACAAAAATACATAATTTTTACGATCTTTTGATTAAAGCCAGCATTGTGGAAAAGGAAAGCATGGTTGACGATGAACGTCCCCTCGTGGCGAGCGTGATTGAAAACCGTCTTAACGCTGGAATGCGGCTGGAATCCTGCCCCACTGTGGACTATATCATGGAACGCCAGGGCGTGAAAAAAACGGTGCTTTCCATTCAGGACACCCAGATTCAATCACCATATAACACATACAGAAATCATGGCTTGCCGCCCAGCCCAATCTGCAATCCTTCCCTAAACTCCATCCAAGCCACTCTTCATGTCCCAAAAACAGACTTTTTCTTTTTTGTGGCAGACCGCAAGGGTCACAATGATTTTTCCGCCACGGGTGAAGAACACATGCGCAAAGCAGCTGCCTACAAGCGACAAGAGTGGGAATAGAAGACCAGACCCCCCGTTTTTCCATCCTGAAAATACAAAACCCCGGCACATGAAACCGGGGTTAACTTGGCTGGGATGGGAGGATTTGAACCCCCACATACGGATCCAGAGTCCGCTGTCCTACCATTAGACGACATCCCAAACAAAGGAAAGTGGCTGGGCAGGGAGGATTCGAACCCCCGTGTGGCGGGACCAAAACCCGCTGCCTTACCGCTTGGCGACTGCCCATAATAAAATTATGGCGGAGAGGGAGGGATTCGAACCCTCGGTGGGCTTTTGACCCACACACGCTTAGCAGGCGTGCACCTTCAGCCAGCTCGGTCACCTCTCCCCCAAAAATGGGTCACACTATGGTTGTGGCGGAGGATGAGGGATTCGAACCCCCAAGGGCAGAACCCGGCGGTTTTCAAGACCGCTGCCTTACCAATTAGGACTAATCCTCCACAACTGGTTTAGCCCTTAAATTTGAAAGCTCAGTTTTTGTCAATCCTTTTCTTGGTGCATGCTTTCTCGCATCTTTTGCTTGACAGAATCGCATTGACTTTGCAAGTGTAAAATTAGTAATTATCCCTAATAGGAGCATTTATGCTGGCACCCGGATCCATGGTTTCAGGTTATCGCATCGAAGAAATGATCGGAAAAGGCGGTATGGGCGCGGTTTATCGTGCCCGAGACACCGCTTTGGACCGTCTGGTGGCGATAAAAGCCCTCAATCCAGAGCTCTCCGCAAATTCTGAATTCTTAAAACGCTTCCGTCAAGAAGCGCAAATTCAAGCAAAGCTCAATCATCCCAACATCGTTGGCCTGTTCGCGCTCACAGAGGAATTCGGAACCCATTACATGGTGATGGAATACGCTCCGGGCCGCACTCTCAAGGAATTCATCAACAGCATCGGCCCCATCCCTGAAAAGAGAGCCATCCCGATCCTGTCCCAAGTTCTGAACGCGCTCGATTTTGCCCACAAAAGAGGAATCATCCACCGTGATATCAAACCTTCCAACATCATCGTGGACAGCGACGACAACGTGAAAATACTGGATTTTGGCATCGCCCGCGTGATGGGTGAACAAGGTCTCACCCGCACAGGACAAAACATTGGCACGGTGTATTATATGAGCCCCGAACAGGTCCGTGCTGACAAGGATATTGACGCCCGTTCAGACATCTTCAACCTGGGAATCACCTTCTACGAAATGCTGACCGGAAGAACGCCCTATAACACTGACACCGCAAGCGATTACACAATCATGGATGAAATTGTGAACAAGCCCCTGGAAGACCCACGCAAATATTATGAATTCATCTCTGACCTCACTGTCACGGTGTTGCAAATGATGACCAAAAAGAAGCGGGAAGAGCGTTTTGCCAGTTGCGAAGCGGTTTTAAACGCCCTGAAAGGTGTAGGGCCAGTTCGCGTGGCGCCGCCAGTTTCGGTGCCACCTGTGCAAAGACAGCAGCCCCTTCCGGCAGGCATGCCCCAACAACCTGCCGGACCACCTCCCAAAACCTATCTCACAGAAGCGATTTTGGTTACAATCTTTTGTTGTCTCCCTTTCGGAATAGCCGCCATCGTGAATGCCTCCCAAGCTGGGTCAGATATCAAGGTGGGAAACTACGAAAAAGCGAAAACGTCCGCGCGTAAAGCCAAGACTTTCATTAACGTTTCTGTCTGGCTCGCAATAGCTTGGACCATCATTTCTGTGATTACAGTTGTTTTATCCGACATGTAATGATTCCAAATAAACATATCATGAGACAAGCCCTCCGCATGGGAAGAGTGAAGCCGGAACATTCCTGGCGCTTCACTGTTCCCGTCCTTTTCGTCCTGCTGATTATCGGTCTGGTCTTTTTCGACCCCACAGCCTTCCGGTTTCTGCCGCGTTGCCCTTTTTTCGCTCTGACCGGTTTGAAATGCCCTGGATGTGGTTCCCTGCGTGCTTTGCATTCGTTGTTACATGGGAATTTTGTTGGCGCTTGGAATTTCAACGCGGCGGCGCTGCTGGTGCTGCCTTTTGTGGCGGCAGGCCTGATTTACAACGCTTTCTGGGGACGTGAGCCGACATTTTTATTCCGTCACACCTGGCTAGGCTGGAGCCTTGCGGGTGGCATGATTCTGTGGTGGGTCCTAAGAAATTTACTGGGTTGGTGAATAGTGAAATTCGACCTTTCAAAATGTCTCGTACGCGAAGCCAGAAAAACTGACCGTGAAGATTTAATCCGCGTCTCACGTGGAATCTGGGGTGGCACTGATTATTTACCTCTGTTGATGGATCGCTGGATTGCGAAACCTTGGTTTTTGGTTTGCGAATATCTGGGCAAGGTAATCGGCTGTCTAAAGTTGTCGTTATTCCCAAATAACGTATTGTGGTTCGAAGGGTTGCGAGTGCAAAAACGCTTTCAAAACCACGGCGTTGCCTCCCTGCTGAACCGGCATTCTTACGTCTTGGCGGAAAAACTGCTGCGTGAAGGCACCGTTCAAAGCTTCGAATTTTGCACCTATTACAAAAATCTCGAAAGCCTGCCAAGCACCCAAAAGTTTGGTTTCAAGGCAATCGACGGTTTTTATGTGCTGGAAAAACGCGGAGTGAAAGCCACGCGGGAACCTCAAAGCCTTCCTTTGCGAAATTTGGAACCATTTCGGCACTATGGAAATTATATTCCCTGCGCCTGGCAAAGCCTTCACCATTGTGATGAATCCTTGGCTTTCTTACAAAGCTATGGCAGGATAATCCAAACCCCGCACGCGTCATATTATGTGGGTGGCGCGCACGAGCAGCACGTAATCCTTTTGGAACCACCCACGCCAGCCATGAAGAACGATTTTCCATATCTCCAGCATCTTTTCGGCAGCAGAAAAAGTTATAACATCATCCTGCCTCCGGCTTTCAAGGATTCACTTCCGCTCTTGCACGAACTGGGCTTCCGCTTCTGGGATTGCGAACCGCTGTTGAACATGCTCGTCTTGAGAAAATGAGGACTGAAAACTCCCACCTAAAGATTCTTTTTTATAATATCTGGCTCTTTTCCCGCCTCACGTCATAGGAATTTTTCTACTTCCCCTCACAGCCAGGGGCTAAACTTTGGTCAAGCTTTTCAAACATAAGGCAGACATAAGGAAGACATAAGGCGGCAAGAGAGAGTCAAACAAAAATCAATCCAATATTTGTAAGCAAAGGTTACAGAAAATACTTGACAAGGAAGGGCATCGATTCAATTTGTCGATCAAGCCATAAGTGGATTAAAAAATAAAAAATGAGTTTTAAGGAGGTTTTCATGCTTGGAAACAGAATCAGGAAGCTGCGCGAAAGGCTCAAAATCAATCAAACCGTAATGGCGGAACATTTGAAGATAAAACCCTCCGCCATCTGCCAAATGGAAAGTGGGCGCATCAGGCCATCTTTGGAGACAGTTATCGAGATGGCGAGGATTTGGGATGTCAATTTGCATTGGCTGCTCACCGGCGTGGGCCCCATGTTTATGGAAGGCTCGCCAAATCGTCGAAAGGCTCGCGCTAAACTGAAAAAAGTCAGTGAATTCATCAGCGGAGAGTTGGACCAATTGGCTCAAACCCGCGTTGAAGACCAGGAATCCGAAATCATCAATATCCCCGTCTCTGGGGAAATCGCGGCTGGAAAACCCGTGCAAAGTGTGGAGCCACAACTGGAATTTCTCACCGTGCGCAGAGGCATGATCCGCGGTGTGTTGGATGACTATGTTTGCCTGCGCGTGAACGGACGGAGCATGGAACCAGAGATATGCAACAACGACCTCGTTCTTATCCGCCAAAGCAAGGATTGGTACAGGCTTTCCGGCCAAATTTGCGCTGTGAGAGTGGATGGTGGCATCACCTTGAAAAGGCTGATTTTGGACGACAAGGAAAAGATGATTATTCTGGCGCCGTTGAACGACGAATTCAAACCGATTTTGGTTAACCCGGAGGAACACCAGGATGTCACCCTCATCGGCTCGCTGTTCTATTTGATGAGAAAGGTTGTCTAAATGGAGGTTTTGGCTCTGATTCTTGGTGTTTTGGCGCTGCTTTTTGGCGTGCTGGCATTCTTTATTCTATATAAAAAAATATCCGCGCCGGTTGACCGCTCGCGTGAATTGCAAACCTTGGAAAGCAGCCTACGAGACGAAATCCAGCGCCTGCGCACGGAACTGTCATCCCTGGAAAGTGAAACCCGCCGGGAGCTGACGGAATCTTTGTCACGGCAAAACGAAATTATCAGCAAGGAAAATCGCGAAAACCGCGAGGAAACCTCGAATTTGCTTTCCCGCCTTTCGGGTCAGATAAATACCGACGCTGCCAAAAACCGGGAGGAATTGGCAAAATCACTCGATTCGATGTCTGAAGTCATCACCAAATTAACCGGAAATCTCAACGAGGAAAACCGTAAAAACCGTGATGAATCAACGACTTCGCTGACCAAACTCTCCCAGCAGATAAATACCGATGCCACAAAAAACAGGGAGGAACTCGGCACAGCGCTGAACAGCCTCTCGGAATCGCAGGCCAGAAAGCTGCAGGACCTGGCAAACATCCTGCAAACGAATTTTGAAGAGCTGCGCAAAGCCCTGGAAGGACGCCTGGATAAAATCCGGGAAAATAACGAAGTTAAACTTGAGGAAATGCGCAAAACGGTGGATGAAAAACTGCACGACACCCTGGAAAAACGTCTGAGCGCTTCTTTCAAACAGGTGAGCGAACGCCTGGAACAAGTCCACAAAGGTTTGGGTGAAATGCAAACCCTGGCCAGCGGCGTGGGCGACCTTAAAAAAGTGCTCAGCAATGTGAAAAACCGTGGCATGATGGGTGAAATCCAGCTTGAAGCCATCCTGGAACAAATGCTGACCCCAGACCAATATGAACGTAATTTCCGCCCTTCAAAAAACCGTGACCAGGTGGTGGAATTTGCCATCCGTCTGCCCGGTAGGGACGATGATGGCAGTTCTGTTTATCTGCCTGTGGACGCGAAATTTCCCCTGGCTGCCTATAATGACCTCCTGGACGCGATGGACAATGCCGATCTCGCCCGCATCGAACTGGCGCGTAAAGACCTGCGCAGCAGCATCATCAATTCCGCGCGCGACATTCACAACAAGTATATCAAGCCACCCGTAACCACGGATTTCGCGCTGCTGTTTTTGCCTCTGGAAGGGCTTTACGCCGAGGTTTTGCGGGATAGTTCTCTCTTTGAAGAGGTGTTGCGAAAGTTCAAGGTTACGGTTGTGGGACCAACCACTGTCGCGGCACTCTTGAACAGTCTGCAAATGGGATTCCGCACCCTCGCCATCCAAAAACGCAGCAGCGAGGTTTGGAAAACTCTGGGAGCAATCAAGACGGATTTTGGCAAATTTGGCGTGGTTTTGGAAAAAACCCAGAAAAAACTGAAGGAAGCATCAAATACGATTGAAGAAGCCAGCCACCGCAGTCGTCAAATCACCAGAAAACTGAACAAAGTTCAGGAATTGCCCGTGGAAGAAACTGAGCAAATCCTGGAACTTGATGTCCTCGAAGAAGATAGCGACGAAAGTGAAGAGCTGGTTTTAAGCTGAAAACGATTAAATTATAAATAAAAACAACCTGGGAGGTTCAAAATGTTTTTGACCGGACAACAACTTATGGAAGTATTTCTGAAAGCGAAGAAACAACGCTTTGGCATCATTGCATCCAACGTGGTGTTCGACACACAGATACGCGCTCTGATTCAAGGCTATGCGGCAGTGAAATCAGACGGTCTTTTGCAAATGAGCAGCGGCGCCTGCAAATACGCGGCAGGGGAATCACAGGACATCAAAGTCGGAGCGCAATTGATTTCGACCATGATTAAGACCTTTGCCCAACAGTTTCCAAATAGCGGCGTCGGGCTCCACATCGACCATGCCACACCCAATTACTTTGATTTCATTGTCTATTGCATCGAAAATAATCTGGTGACTTCCGTGATGATTGACGCGTCCAAGGAAGATTTGGCGGAAAACATCCGCGTCACCAAAGAAGTTGTGGATATTGCCCACAAACATGGCATTTTGGTGGAAGGTGAAATCGGCCACATCAAGGGCGCCGAAGACGAGATTGTTTCCGATACCGAGCTTTACACCCGTCCGGAAGAGGCTTTGGAATATGTTCAAAAAACCAATGTGGACCTCTTTGCCGCGTCCGTGGGCACAAACCACGGTGTCTCCAAAGGTGAGAACCTGGTTTTGCGCCTGGATTTGGTGAAAGAAATCGACAACCTGCTGATAAAACACGGCGTTGAGCGTGGCATTGTCTTGCATGGGGCTTCCGGGCTCACCGATGAACAACAACGCACCGCCATCGCCAATGGAGTCGTGAAAATCAACAAAGACACACACTACCAGATGGATATGGCGGAAGCGATTCAAGCTTATTGGGAAAAAGAAAAAGACGCCATTGTTTGCCCCGAAGGGGTGGCACCTGCAGCCTACCTGCCCGATAAAGGCCGCTTCGATCCCCGCAAATGGTTGGTCAAGGGTGAACAGCGCATGGAAAACACTGTGATGGAATTCTGCCGCGTCACTGGCAGTGCCAACAATAGCATCCTTTTATAAAACCAAAGGAATGAATATGAAAAAAGTAGCAATAAATGGATTTGGCCGCATCGGTCGCTTGGTTTTGCGCACCATTTGGGAATCTCATCCGGGCTTGGAAGTGGTTGCCATAAATGACCTTACCGATGCCAAAACCCTGGCTTATCTGCTGAAATACGACAGCGTGCACCGTATCTTCAACCACGACATCAGCCACACCGATGACAGCATCAGCATCGACGGCAAAGTCATCCGGATTTTTGCGGAAAAAGACCCTGAAGTG harbors:
- a CDS encoding DUF2752 domain-containing protein produces the protein MRQALRMGRVKPEHSWRFTVPVLFVLLIIGLVFFDPTAFRFLPRCPFFALTGLKCPGCGSLRALHSLLHGNFVGAWNFNAAALLVLPFVAAGLIYNAFWGREPTFLFRHTWLGWSLAGGMILWWVLRNLLGW
- a CDS encoding protein kinase; translation: MLAPGSMVSGYRIEEMIGKGGMGAVYRARDTALDRLVAIKALNPELSANSEFLKRFRQEAQIQAKLNHPNIVGLFALTEEFGTHYMVMEYAPGRTLKEFINSIGPIPEKRAIPILSQVLNALDFAHKRGIIHRDIKPSNIIVDSDDNVKILDFGIARVMGEQGLTRTGQNIGTVYYMSPEQVRADKDIDARSDIFNLGITFYEMLTGRTPYNTDTASDYTIMDEIVNKPLEDPRKYYEFISDLTVTVLQMMTKKKREERFASCEAVLNALKGVGPVRVAPPVSVPPVQRQQPLPAGMPQQPAGPPPKTYLTEAILVTIFCCLPFGIAAIVNASQAGSDIKVGNYEKAKTSARKAKTFINVSVWLAIAWTIISVITVVLSDM
- a CDS encoding class II fructose-bisphosphate aldolase yields the protein MFLTGQQLMEVFLKAKKQRFGIIASNVVFDTQIRALIQGYAAVKSDGLLQMSSGACKYAAGESQDIKVGAQLISTMIKTFAQQFPNSGVGLHIDHATPNYFDFIVYCIENNLVTSVMIDASKEDLAENIRVTKEVVDIAHKHGILVEGEIGHIKGAEDEIVSDTELYTRPEEALEYVQKTNVDLFAASVGTNHGVSKGENLVLRLDLVKEIDNLLIKHGVERGIVLHGASGLTDEQQRTAIANGVVKINKDTHYQMDMAEAIQAYWEKEKDAIVCPEGVAPAAYLPDKGRFDPRKWLVKGEQRMENTVMEFCRVTGSANNSILL
- the mltG gene encoding endolytic transglycosylase MltG is translated as MTAKIPLKKILIALPFVVILILITTFIWNMFLPLGSEQIAFSVKKGDNAAAIGKRLKERGVIRNAWLFRVLASTRGTDRRLIAGTYSLGGKHSLFQTLKLLEKGNVSAVKITFPEGLSLHKTLERIDRSGLAGYDELYTLATDSLFVQKLTGFKALSLEGFLYPETYFFDLGENPADILEKMTRQFFKKLNAAGIDATKIHNFYDLLIKASIVEKESMVDDERPLVASVIENRLNAGMRLESCPTVDYIMERQGVKKTVLSIQDTQIQSPYNTYRNHGLPPSPICNPSLNSIQATLHVPKTDFFFFVADRKGHNDFSATGEEHMRKAAAYKRQEWE
- the ruvX gene encoding Holliday junction resolvase RuvX: MSPSGRILAVDYGSKRVGVAISDPLMMFAKPLKVIANLGFDHILNGLRAIIQEQNAVRLICGIPYAIEGGDTPKTLETKKFQKRLEAKLDIPVLGWDERYSTDEAEKELIKMGYDWKKRREIQDAMAAAMILKSYLESL
- a CDS encoding GNAT family N-acetyltransferase, with translation MKFDLSKCLVREARKTDREDLIRVSRGIWGGTDYLPLLMDRWIAKPWFLVCEYLGKVIGCLKLSLFPNNVLWFEGLRVQKRFQNHGVASLLNRHSYVLAEKLLREGTVQSFEFCTYYKNLESLPSTQKFGFKAIDGFYVLEKRGVKATREPQSLPLRNLEPFRHYGNYIPCAWQSLHHCDESLAFLQSYGRIIQTPHASYYVGGAHEQHVILLEPPTPAMKNDFPYLQHLFGSRKSYNIILPPAFKDSLPLLHELGFRFWDCEPLLNMLVLRK
- a CDS encoding helix-turn-helix domain-containing protein, which encodes MLGNRIRKLRERLKINQTVMAEHLKIKPSAICQMESGRIRPSLETVIEMARIWDVNLHWLLTGVGPMFMEGSPNRRKARAKLKKVSEFISGELDQLAQTRVEDQESEIINIPVSGEIAAGKPVQSVEPQLEFLTVRRGMIRGVLDDYVCLRVNGRSMEPEICNNDLVLIRQSKDWYRLSGQICAVRVDGGITLKRLILDDKEKMIILAPLNDEFKPILVNPEEHQDVTLIGSLFYLMRKVV
- the rmuC gene encoding DNA recombination protein RmuC, with amino-acid sequence MEVLALILGVLALLFGVLAFFILYKKISAPVDRSRELQTLESSLRDEIQRLRTELSSLESETRRELTESLSRQNEIISKENRENREETSNLLSRLSGQINTDAAKNREELAKSLDSMSEVITKLTGNLNEENRKNRDESTTSLTKLSQQINTDATKNREELGTALNSLSESQARKLQDLANILQTNFEELRKALEGRLDKIRENNEVKLEEMRKTVDEKLHDTLEKRLSASFKQVSERLEQVHKGLGEMQTLASGVGDLKKVLSNVKNRGMMGEIQLEAILEQMLTPDQYERNFRPSKNRDQVVEFAIRLPGRDDDGSSVYLPVDAKFPLAAYNDLLDAMDNADLARIELARKDLRSSIINSARDIHNKYIKPPVTTDFALLFLPLEGLYAEVLRDSSLFEEVLRKFKVTVVGPTTVAALLNSLQMGFRTLAIQKRSSEVWKTLGAIKTDFGKFGVVLEKTQKKLKEASNTIEEASHRSRQITRKLNKVQELPVEETEQILELDVLEEDSDESEELVLS